A region of Nocardioides alkalitolerans DNA encodes the following proteins:
- a CDS encoding TetR/AcrR family transcriptional regulator: MASARRQRRFDRSELVVDAAAEIFRRKGYDATSLQEIADEVGILKGSMYHYIATKEDLLFAIIQRNHERIITGNQGWRALVDDPVAALRSFVSGHIRLSLENRTDSVVFVRDFRALSPERAASIVQRQHDYDHDFRTLVGTAVTAGLLRPGVTPAFAARAVFGMANWIHHWFDPAGSLPAGDVVRELSDYALASLLGPSDTIKRLVDNEVPAAVQ; this comes from the coding sequence GTGGCCAGTGCGCGACGCCAGCGTCGGTTCGACCGCTCGGAGCTCGTCGTGGACGCGGCGGCGGAGATCTTCCGTCGCAAGGGGTACGACGCGACGAGCCTGCAGGAGATCGCGGACGAGGTGGGGATCCTCAAGGGGTCGATGTACCACTACATCGCCACGAAGGAGGACCTGCTCTTCGCGATCATCCAGCGCAACCACGAGCGGATCATCACGGGCAACCAGGGCTGGCGCGCGCTGGTCGACGACCCCGTCGCGGCACTGCGGTCCTTCGTCTCCGGCCACATCCGGCTGTCGTTGGAGAACCGCACCGACTCGGTCGTCTTCGTGCGCGACTTCCGGGCGCTCAGCCCCGAGCGGGCGGCGTCGATCGTGCAGCGCCAGCACGACTACGACCACGACTTCCGCACGCTCGTGGGCACTGCCGTCACCGCAGGGCTGCTGCGGCCCGGTGTGACGCCCGCCTTCGCCGCGCGCGCCGTGTTCGGCATGGCGAACTGGATCCACCACTGGTTCGACCCGGCGGGCTCGCTGCCCGCGGGCGACGTGGTGCGGGAGCTCTCCGACTACGCGTTGGCCAGCCTGCTGGGCCCCAGCGACACAATCAAACGGTTGGTTGACAACGAGGTCCCCGCCGCCGTTCAATGA
- a CDS encoding enoyl-CoA hydratase-related protein yields the protein MTADVLTPGPGTQPGRTARYGPVAVAIADGVATATVDSPPVNAMGTAVLGGLGEAAAALAADDDVRVVVLTGTGTKAFMAGADIEEFTSVLAAPGGMAAHAAWAGGVLAAWADLPQPLIAAVQASAVGGGLEIALAADLIVADPAARFGLPEVKLGLIPGGGGTQRLPRRVGTARALRMMLLGSVVRADEALATGLVDEVAGPGEALAVAQALAARIAAMPRVAVQALKRCVDPDLGAAVTEERRIFLEVAAAADFAEGIAAFTEKRAPVFTHR from the coding sequence ATGACCGCCGACGTCCTCACCCCCGGCCCCGGCACGCAGCCGGGGCGTACCGCCCGCTACGGCCCCGTGGCCGTCGCGATCGCCGACGGCGTCGCGACGGCCACCGTCGACAGCCCGCCCGTCAACGCGATGGGCACCGCCGTACTCGGCGGCCTCGGGGAGGCCGCCGCCGCGCTGGCCGCCGACGACGACGTCCGTGTCGTCGTGCTGACCGGCACGGGGACGAAGGCCTTCATGGCCGGCGCCGACATCGAGGAGTTCACCTCGGTGCTGGCCGCGCCGGGCGGGATGGCCGCCCACGCCGCCTGGGCCGGCGGGGTGCTCGCTGCCTGGGCCGACCTGCCGCAGCCCCTGATCGCCGCCGTTCAGGCGAGCGCCGTCGGCGGCGGGCTCGAGATCGCCCTGGCGGCCGACCTGATCGTGGCCGACCCCGCGGCGCGCTTCGGCCTGCCCGAGGTCAAGCTCGGCCTCATCCCCGGGGGCGGTGGCACCCAGCGGCTTCCCCGCCGCGTCGGTACGGCGCGCGCCCTCCGGATGATGCTGCTCGGCAGCGTGGTCCGGGCCGACGAGGCGCTCGCCACGGGTCTCGTCGACGAGGTCGCCGGACCGGGGGAGGCGCTCGCCGTCGCCCAGGCCCTGGCCGCGCGGATCGCCGCCATGCCCCGGGTCGCCGTGCAGGCGCTCAAGCGCTGCGTCGACCCCGACCTCGGCGCCGCGGTCACCGAGGAGCGCCGCATCTTCCTCGAGGTCGCGGCCGCCGCGGACTTCGCCGAGGGCATCGCCGCCTTCACCGAGAAGCGCGCGCCTGTCTTCACCCACCGCTGA
- a CDS encoding thiolase family protein: MPDPADDVLLLGGARTPFSRFGGALREVPSVDIAAATMVSAMSAAGVEPADVQEVYSGVTIPAEESLEGSIPARVAMLRAGIPEDRLSLTIDRACCSSMTAVHLGTRAIRAGEADVVLVGGADNMGRAAFLMNPTIRWGIKRGGPKLKDPMAEPGADIGGKPVAVDAGEVAVEHGVTREESDEFAVRSHEAYFAAKARGFYDGEVVPFEHERGSLLEDEGPRADTSLDRLARLRTIFDGPIVTPGNAPGQDTGGCYVVLARRSWVEERGLTALARIAGLGSAARAPREIPVAPADAIRRALSAADWGLDSLERFEINEAFACVPLVSARVLADGRTDREKWLLDRLNLNGGAVALGHPPGASGARILLTLARSLAEQGGGRGAASICGGLGQGDAAVIESLA, translated from the coding sequence ATGCCCGATCCCGCCGACGACGTCCTCCTCCTCGGAGGCGCGCGCACCCCGTTCAGCCGCTTCGGCGGCGCCCTCCGCGAGGTGCCGAGCGTCGACATCGCCGCTGCCACGATGGTGAGCGCGATGAGCGCGGCGGGGGTGGAGCCCGCGGACGTCCAGGAGGTCTACAGCGGTGTCACGATCCCGGCCGAGGAGTCGCTCGAGGGCTCGATCCCGGCCCGGGTGGCGATGCTGCGGGCCGGCATCCCCGAGGACCGGCTCTCGCTGACCATCGACCGGGCGTGCTGCTCGTCGATGACGGCCGTGCACCTCGGCACGCGGGCGATCCGGGCGGGCGAGGCCGACGTCGTGCTCGTCGGCGGTGCCGACAACATGGGTCGGGCCGCGTTCCTCATGAACCCGACCATCCGGTGGGGCATCAAGCGGGGCGGGCCGAAGCTGAAGGACCCGATGGCCGAGCCCGGTGCCGACATCGGCGGGAAGCCCGTCGCCGTCGACGCCGGCGAGGTGGCCGTCGAGCACGGGGTCACCCGCGAGGAGTCCGACGAGTTCGCCGTGCGGAGCCACGAGGCGTACTTCGCCGCGAAGGCGCGGGGGTTCTACGACGGCGAGGTGGTGCCGTTCGAGCACGAGCGCGGCAGCCTGCTCGAGGACGAGGGCCCGCGGGCCGACACGTCGCTCGACCGTCTCGCCCGCCTTCGCACGATCTTCGACGGGCCGATCGTGACGCCGGGCAACGCGCCGGGCCAGGACACGGGCGGCTGCTACGTCGTGCTGGCGCGCCGGAGCTGGGTGGAGGAGCGCGGCCTGACGGCGCTCGCGCGGATCGCCGGGCTCGGCAGCGCCGCCCGCGCGCCGCGGGAGATCCCGGTCGCGCCGGCCGACGCGATCCGGCGGGCGTTGTCGGCGGCGGACTGGGGGCTCGACTCGCTCGAGCGGTTCGAGATCAACGAGGCGTTCGCCTGCGTGCCGCTCGTCAGTGCCCGGGTGCTCGCGGACGGCCGGACCGACCGCGAGAAGTGGTTGCTCGACCGGCTGAACCTCAACGGCGGGGCCGTCGCCCTGGGCCACCCGCCGGGTGCGTCCGGCGCCCGGATCCTGCTGACGCTGGCGCGCTCGCTCGCCGAGCAGGGCGGGGGCCGGGGTGCGGCCTCGATCTGCGGCGGCCTCGGTCAGGGCGACGCGGCGGTCATCGAGTCGCTCGCCTGA
- a CDS encoding NDMA-dependent alcohol dehydrogenase, with protein MKTIGALIWEPGTRSGWSVEEIEIDPPKSREVLIKLAASGICHSDDHVDTGDIPLDWGPIIGGHEGAGVIQELGPDVEGTGFELGDHVVLSFLPSCGHCRMCTIGKSNMCEMGAGVLGGFAPDGTHRVHARGQGVGPFSYLGTFSPYVVVNIDSCVKIPKDIPLDKAALIGCGVPTGWGSAMYAADITFDDTVVIVGTGGVGMNAVQGAKHRRAKNIVTIDPNASKREQAKLFGATASYASYEEAAPAVADLTNGQGADVVILTMDVLQGELLNPAQEMTRRGGTMVVTSAAPVLQRDVPFDLFTFAMSGKRMQGSLYGTTIARRDIPLIADLYKRGEFKLDELITKTYTLEQINEAVQDMRDGKNIRGVIVYDD; from the coding sequence ATGAAGACCATCGGTGCGCTGATCTGGGAGCCCGGCACGCGCTCGGGCTGGAGCGTGGAAGAGATCGAGATCGACCCGCCCAAGAGTCGTGAGGTGCTCATCAAGCTCGCCGCCTCCGGCATCTGCCACAGCGACGACCACGTCGACACCGGTGACATCCCGCTCGACTGGGGCCCGATCATCGGCGGCCACGAGGGAGCCGGCGTGATCCAGGAGCTCGGCCCCGACGTCGAGGGCACCGGGTTCGAGCTGGGCGACCACGTGGTGCTGTCGTTCCTGCCCTCGTGTGGTCACTGCCGCATGTGCACCATCGGCAAGTCCAACATGTGCGAGATGGGGGCGGGCGTCCTCGGCGGCTTCGCCCCCGACGGCACCCACCGCGTGCACGCCCGCGGCCAGGGGGTCGGTCCGTTCTCCTACCTGGGCACGTTCTCGCCGTACGTCGTGGTCAACATCGACTCCTGCGTGAAGATCCCCAAGGACATCCCCCTCGACAAGGCCGCGCTCATCGGCTGCGGCGTGCCGACGGGCTGGGGTTCCGCGATGTACGCCGCGGACATCACCTTCGACGACACCGTGGTGATCGTCGGCACGGGCGGCGTCGGCATGAACGCGGTGCAGGGCGCGAAGCACCGCCGGGCGAAGAACATCGTCACGATCGACCCCAACGCCTCCAAGCGGGAGCAGGCCAAGCTGTTCGGCGCCACGGCCAGCTACGCCAGCTACGAGGAGGCGGCGCCGGCCGTCGCGGACCTGACCAACGGCCAGGGCGCGGACGTCGTCATCCTGACGATGGACGTGCTGCAGGGCGAGCTCCTCAACCCGGCCCAGGAGATGACGCGGCGCGGCGGCACGATGGTCGTCACCTCCGCGGCGCCGGTGCTGCAGCGCGACGTGCCGTTCGACCTCTTCACGTTCGCGATGTCGGGCAAGCGCATGCAGGGCAGCCTCTACGGCACGACCATCGCGCGCCGCGACATCCCGCTCATCGCAGACCTCTACAAGCGGGGCGAGTTCAAGCTCGACGAGCTCATCACGAAGACCTACACGCTCGAGCAGATCAACGAGGCCGTGCAGGACATGCGCGACGGCAAGAACATCCGCGGCGTGATCGTCTATGACGACTGA
- a CDS encoding nuclear transport factor 2 family protein, with protein sequence MTTDRTDRSADLAAIVHATHTYALGLDTFDPALALSAFTSDAVWDATPVGLARYEGEAEIRGFFEKDAGQVRDQFHVITNHRVEFTGPDTASGTNYVFSEGHLEGGASFKAIALNEDTYARVGDGWRISSRVISPLTPPEMGDFEA encoded by the coding sequence ATGACGACTGACCGCACCGACCGCTCCGCCGACCTGGCGGCGATCGTCCACGCCACGCACACCTACGCGCTGGGCCTCGACACGTTCGACCCCGCGCTCGCGCTGAGCGCCTTCACCTCGGACGCCGTCTGGGACGCGACCCCCGTGGGCCTGGCGCGCTACGAGGGCGAGGCCGAGATCCGCGGCTTCTTCGAGAAGGACGCCGGTCAGGTGCGGGACCAGTTCCACGTCATCACCAACCACCGGGTGGAGTTCACGGGGCCGGACACGGCCAGCGGCACCAACTACGTGTTCTCCGAGGGGCACCTCGAGGGCGGGGCGTCGTTCAAGGCGATCGCGCTCAACGAGGACACCTACGCCCGCGTGGGTGACGGGTGGCGTATCAGCTCGCGGGTCATCTCGCCGCTGACCCCGCCCGAGATGGGGGACTTCGAGGCCTGA
- a CDS encoding TetR/AcrR family transcriptional regulator, whose protein sequence is MEKRSSGNGGEPATTGRRRFDRSELIVDAAAEIFRRKGYDATSLQEIADEVGILKGSMYHYIATKEDLLFAIIQRNHERIITGNQGWRALDDDPVAALRSFIEGHLRESLARLTDTIVFVRDFRALSAERAEQIVARQHDYDQDFRALVQQAVDQGRLRPGVTPEFAARAVFGMVNWVHYWYDASGRLTAEQVVEELATYAMASLSAPLPS, encoded by the coding sequence GTGGAGAAGCGTTCATCGGGGAACGGTGGCGAGCCGGCGACGACCGGTCGCCGTCGCTTCGACCGCTCCGAGCTGATCGTGGACGCGGCGGCGGAGATCTTCCGTCGCAAGGGGTACGACGCGACGAGCCTGCAGGAGATCGCGGACGAGGTGGGGATCCTCAAGGGGTCGATGTACCACTACATCGCCACGAAGGAGGACCTTCTCTTCGCGATCATCCAGCGCAACCACGAGCGGATCATCACGGGCAACCAGGGCTGGCGCGCGCTCGACGACGACCCCGTGGCCGCGCTCCGCTCCTTCATCGAGGGCCACCTGCGGGAGAGCCTCGCGCGCCTGACGGACACGATCGTCTTCGTGCGCGACTTCCGCGCCCTGAGCGCCGAGCGGGCGGAGCAGATCGTCGCCCGCCAGCACGACTACGACCAGGACTTCCGTGCGCTCGTCCAGCAGGCCGTGGACCAGGGGCGCCTGCGCCCGGGCGTCACCCCCGAGTTCGCGGCCCGCGCCGTCTTCGGGATGGTCAACTGGGTCCACTACTGGTACGACGCGAGCGGCCGCCTCACGGCCGAGCAGGTGGTCGAGGAGCTCGCGACCTACGCGATGGCCTCCTTGTCGGCGCCGCTCCCGTCCTGA
- a CDS encoding nuclear transport factor 2 family protein: MTSTLPTSTPTGVRGLAERYFAAVNTHDWEALAAVLHPDVEVRHGMTLSTTGNEKAVRLLTAVVRQFAEHEDRPVRYVVEGAAAAVEIEFVGRRHDGVAVAFDAVDVIDTDGERITRVVSWYDTAAVLPMIRGDQDGSGADKEAIA, encoded by the coding sequence ATGACCAGCACCCTCCCGACCAGCACCCCGACCGGCGTGCGCGGCCTCGCCGAGCGCTACTTCGCCGCCGTCAACACCCACGACTGGGAGGCGCTGGCCGCCGTGCTGCACCCCGACGTCGAGGTGCGGCACGGCATGACCCTGTCGACGACGGGCAACGAGAAGGCCGTGCGGCTCCTGACCGCCGTCGTGCGGCAGTTCGCGGAGCACGAGGACCGACCCGTCCGGTACGTCGTCGAGGGCGCCGCCGCAGCCGTCGAGATCGAGTTCGTGGGACGGCGGCACGACGGGGTGGCCGTCGCGTTCGACGCCGTCGACGTCATCGACACCGACGGCGAGCGCATCACGCGCGTCGTGTCCTGGTACGACACCGCCGCCGTGCTGCCGATGATTCGCGGGGATCAGGACGGGAGCGGCGCCGACAAGGAGGCCATCGCGTAG
- a CDS encoding thioesterase family protein, producing the protein MTTAPLSSRARAVGAAASSGSGAAAFAELLDLLRPVPQGRSSYRAEAPSVTWGAPYGGLLVAQALAAASATVRPGLWVRSLHAYFVQAGDGGAPTDIDVHTAHEGRSSAWRTVEVIQSERLLLRAEMLFATDSDGPSHATAPPEAGDPAAFPNVGDELAGFDDTFRPWTATSPFDLRYATPPPRLALDREPRSTTWVRTAAPAPDDRALAAALLAYASDLCLLDSCLRPHGLWFGSGSATGFSLDHSMWFHGPARLDDWLVVDQTSPGMRGGRGLSTAQMHARDGELLATATQLGSIRPAAPTPRHAPRPDRQERR; encoded by the coding sequence GTGACTACGGCGCCGCTCAGTAGTCGCGCGCGCGCCGTCGGCGCCGCTGCCTCCTCCGGCAGCGGTGCCGCGGCGTTCGCCGAGCTGCTCGACCTCCTCCGACCCGTCCCCCAGGGCCGCTCCTCCTACCGCGCCGAGGCACCGTCGGTGACGTGGGGGGCGCCGTACGGCGGACTGCTCGTCGCCCAGGCCCTCGCCGCCGCGTCGGCCACCGTGCGGCCAGGCCTCTGGGTGCGCAGCCTCCACGCCTACTTCGTGCAGGCCGGGGACGGCGGGGCGCCGACCGACATCGACGTGCACACCGCGCACGAGGGACGCTCGAGCGCCTGGCGCACCGTCGAGGTCATCCAGTCGGAACGCCTGCTGCTCCGCGCGGAGATGCTGTTCGCGACCGACAGCGACGGACCGTCGCACGCCACCGCCCCACCGGAGGCGGGCGACCCGGCGGCCTTCCCCAACGTGGGGGACGAGCTGGCCGGCTTCGACGACACCTTCCGCCCCTGGACGGCCACGTCGCCGTTCGACCTGCGCTACGCGACCCCACCGCCGCGGCTCGCCCTCGACCGCGAGCCCCGCAGCACCACGTGGGTGCGCACCGCGGCGCCGGCGCCCGACGACCGGGCGCTCGCCGCGGCGCTGCTCGCCTACGCCTCCGACCTGTGCCTGCTCGACTCGTGCCTGCGGCCCCACGGCCTGTGGTTCGGATCGGGCTCGGCCACCGGCTTCTCGCTCGACCACAGCATGTGGTTCCACGGTCCCGCCCGGCTCGACGACTGGCTCGTCGTCGACCAGACGTCGCCCGGCATGCGCGGAGGACGCGGACTGTCGACGGCCCAGATGCACGCCCGCGACGGCGAGCTGCTCGCCACCGCGACCCAGCTCGGCAGCATCCGTCCGGCTGCCCCCACCCCGCGGCACGCGCCGCGCCCCGACCGCCAGGAGCGACGATGA